The following are from one region of the Aphis gossypii isolate Hap1 unplaced genomic scaffold, ASM2018417v2 Contig00322, whole genome shotgun sequence genome:
- the LOC126553738 gene encoding uncharacterized protein LOC126553738 has protein sequence MTDANYEVAIERLKQRYDNRSLVIQSHIRSLLESPYVEQPTAKTSRTSALHAHVSAHVAALRVLNQPTTEHWDAWLVTIIVSRLDAATSHGWQLRQQNTQLPKYCDLEKFLSSRCVAFESSEAASGSKGDTKANSSSETTKRSSVKHSSTEPRRALVAAADIVSCHYCTKPHKLFNCEEFKAVPINTRLSFVQGKGICFNCLSTGHMANVCRSTYRCRTCNRNHHSLLHFEKKERTEEKKELQGQQSDKGQIPSTSGILVSAPVPAETAMKNAHVFLATALITVRDKNGVRHQCRAILDSGSQVNFVSRKYANLLQLTCKRSSLPISGIGDNRLRARRTSFLSRTNRWLGYTGFVFPCLADPDFHHPQGIDLLIGGGSFFDVLGTRKIPLNIGSVTLYESNFGWLVTGELSNQHAPTLLSMGQTIEEEWKVLSTIEDASYGRTSRANKRSQEEQETVQHFKQYTTRDEEGRFVVRLPIKQKISELGATLPMATARFLNVEKRLQNDENLKKEYIRFMNEYIELGHMVEVLENSIQTQNHFYLPHHSVTKASSLTTKVRVVFDASAKSTSGVSLNDVLRCGPTVQQDLFSILVRFRKHQFVVTSDIEKMFRQIKVGREDWDLQRIVWRSSPEELLRSYQLTTVTYGTTPASFLSTYCLIALAESVQNDYPKASKVIAEDFYMDDLMTGADTEEDCCQLQGDVRAVLDSAKLPLRKWCSNSELVLQNMSKHVDDPLFVLNIGDDDTVKSLGLQWKPVADHFQYEIVSRSTEGALSKRAILADLNRIFDPLGFLSPVLVRGKIFLQQLWSMKIDWDARLPVGIRQRWSQFYEELERVRALSIPRKAIPERANIIDVHGFCDASEEAYGACIYIRSHGSDGKWHSRLLCAKTRVAPLKGSTIPRLELNGALLLAELAQRVSESWQINVHQFKLWTDSTIVLGWLNSQSSRLKTYVANRVSQIMDVTEVKQWNHIGSQENPADIPSRGLRPEELLMSRLWWNGPAWLEGDEKDWILNPITHAEEELPEVREVKLVLAATNPVNGILKHYSEWNRMLRGVAWLTIYSKYLRKMIKGPQSLRIPNLNEARKTILRMVQAECFSKEISSLEKGQEVSKNSKLRSLNPFLRDDLILVGGRLENSDMVEERKHPVVLPAAHKVTRMIFEKYHLELLHGGPQLLLSEVRRLYWPLLGRVTARSVVWRCVQCTKSHPRFNHPIMAALPRDRVQCTRPFTVTGVDFAGPIFIRSGLRRVAAKKAWIAIFVCFSTKAVHLELVDDLSSRSFVATLRCFMARRGKCAKLYSDNGTNFVGAQKELVSMMKKASDDLEKEGIEWHFNPPSAPHFGGIWESAVKSMKHHLKRVISDHKLTSTEMRTLLCQIEACLNSRPMTPLNSDPSDLAVLTPSHFLIGGAMLLPDEPDITKEEPKGLRRWQLVQNLMQTFWKRWSNEYLPQIQIRGKWTSKSAQLAKGDVVIIKDDCMPPARWNCKMFSLAKLSYYTCNDEEKDFYNVLETLKIDIQPCCIDIMNYQKKKSKLNIEDNNIEVKYMEDE, from the exons ATGACAGATGCTAATTATGAAGTGGCCATAGAACGCCTGAAACAACGATATGACAATCGCAGTCTTGTCATTCAATCGCACATTCGGTCTCTTCTGGAATCACCGTATGTAGAGCAGCCGACAGCTAAAACTTCAAGAACTTCAGCATTACATGCCCATGTCAGTGCTCATGTTGCAGCACTAAGAGTTCTGAATCAGCCTACTACGGAACATTGGGATGCGTGGTTGGTCACGATAATCGTAAGCCGCTTAGATGCTGCTACCAGCCATGGCTGGCAATTAAGACAACAAAACACCCAACTCCCTAAGTATTGTGACTTAGAGAAATTCTTATCCAGTCGGTGTGTAGCCTTTGAATCTTCAGAAGCAGCGTCCGGGTCAAAAGGAGATACTAAGGCAAATTCGAGTAGTGAAACAACAAAGAGAAGTAGTGTCAAACATTCGTCAACTGAACCAAGGCGAGCTCTTGTAGCAGCTGCTGATATAGTATCCTGTCATTACTGCACTAAGCcacataaactatttaattgtgAAGAGTTCAAGgcagtacctataaatacacGCCTCTCATTTGTCCAGGGAAAGGGTATATGTTTCAATTGTTTGTCCACTGGGCATATGGCGAATGTTTGTAGATCGACCTATAGATGTCGAACGTGCAACCGGAATCATCATTCATTACTGCATTTTGAAAAGAAGGAAAGAACTGAAGAGAAAAAGGAGCTCCAAGGGCAACAGTCAGATAAGGGTCAGATACCATCTACGTCTGGAATCCTAGTATCTGCACCGGTACCAGCAGAAACCGCCATGAAAAATGCACACGTATTTCTTGCGACAGCTTTAATTACGGTTCGAGACAAAAATGGTGTACGTCACCAGTGCAGGGCCATCTTGGATAGTGGCTCCCAGGTTAACTTTGTTTCGAGGAAATATGCAAACTTACTGCAGTTAACATGTAAGAGGTCTTCATTGCCAATAAGTGGTATTGGAGATAATCGTTTAAGAGCAAG GAGAACTAGCTTCTTGTCCAGAACCAACAGATGGCTGGGTTATACAGGATTTGTGTTTCCATGTCTAGCTGATCCGGACTTCCACCACCCGCAAGGTATTGATTTACTGATTGGAGGTGGCTCGTTCTTTGATGTTTTGGGAACAAGGAAAATACCATTAAATATAGGTTCAGTTACCCTATATGAGAGCAATTTCGGATGGCTAGTGACGGGAGAACTTTCTAACCAACATGCACCAACACTTCTTTCAATGGGCCAAACGATAGAGGAAGAGTGGAAGGTTCTCAGTACCATTGAGGATGCAAGCTACGGCCGGACATCGAGGGCGAATAAGAGAAGTCAAGAAGAACAGGAAACAGTCCAACATTTTAAGCAATATACAACTCGTGATGAAGAGGGGCGTTTCGTGGTACGACTTCCTATTAAGCAGAAAATCAGTGAATTAGGCGCAACATTGCCTATGGCGACTGCCCGGTTCCTGAATGTAGAGAAAAGATTGCAAAATGATGAGAACTTGAAGAAGGAGTATATACGTTTTATGaatgaatatattgaattgGGACATATGGTTGAAGTTTTGGAGAATTCGATTCAGACTCAGAATCACTTTTATCTACCGCACCATTCGGTAACAAAGGCGTCAAGCTTGACAACAAAGGTCCGAGTAGTTTTTGACGCTTCGGCGAAGAGCACATCTGGTGTATCCCTTAATGATGTATTGAGATGCGGTCCAACTGTCCAGCaagatttattttctatactagTTCGCTTCCGCAAGCATCAATTTGTCGTAACTTCCgacatagaaaaaatgtttcgGCAAATAAAGGTGGGAAGAGAAGACTGGGACCTACAAAGAATTGTTTGGAGATCCAGCCCTGAAGAACTACTCCGTTCATATCAACTTACTACAGTTACGTACGGAACGACCCCTGCCTCATTCTTGTCCACCTATTGTCTTATAGCACTCGCAGAAAGTGTCCAGAATGACTACCCGAAGGCTTCAAAGGTGATCGCCGAGGATTTTTACATGGATGATCTAATGACGGGAGCCGACACAGAGGAGGACTGCTGTCAATTGCAAGGAGACGTCAGAGCAGTGCTAGATTCAGCAAAGTTACCGTTGAGGAAATGGTGTTCTAATTCCGAGTTGGTTCTTCAAAACATGTCTAAGCATGTTGATGACCCTTTGTTCGTATTAAACATAGGAGACGATGATACAGTCAAGTCACTAGGGTTGCAATGGAAGCCAGTCGCAGACCATTTTCAATATGAAATCGTATCACGATCCACAGAAGGCGCGCTATCTAAAAGAGCCATACTCGCCGACCTGAACAGAATCTTCGATCCACTCGGATTCCTGTCACCAGTTCTAGTGAGAGGGAAAATATTTCTACAACAGCTGTGGTCCATGAAGATAGACTGGGACGCAAGACTTCCCGTAGGCATCCGGCAAAGATGGAGTCAATTTTATGAGGAGCTTGAGCGAGTAAGAGCATTATCCATTCCCAGGAAAGCTATACCTGAACGTGCCAATATCATAGATGTACATGGATTTTGTGACGCCTCCGAAGAAGCGTATGGCGCCTGTATCTACATTCGTTCTCACGGTAGTGATGGAAAATGGCATTCCAGGCTTCTATGTGCAAAAACCCGAGTAGCCCCGTTAAAGGGAAGCACAATTCCGCGGCTTGAGTTGAACGGTGCATTGTTATTAGCTGAGCTGGCTCAACGGGTTTCCGAGTCATGGCAAATCAACGTTCATCAGTTTAAACTATGGACGGACTCAACAATAGTACTAGGATGGTTGAACAGCCAAAGCAGCCGGCTAAAAACATACGTTGCTAATCGAGTATCACAAATCATGGATGTCACAGAGGTGAAACAGTGGAACCACATAGGGTCACAGGAAAACCCAGCGGATATTCCTTCAAGAGGTTTAAGGCCAGAAGAGCTATTAATGTCAAGATTGTGGTGGAACGGACCTGCCTGGTTGGAAGGCGATGAGAAAGATTGGATCCTAAATCCGATAACCCATGCGGAGGAAGAGCTGCCTGAAGTACGTGAAGTGAAACTAGTACTTGCGGCGACTAACCCAGTAAACGGTATATTAAAACACTACTCTGAATGGAACCGAATGCTACGAGGAGTGGCTTGGTTAACGATCTATTCGAAGTACCTGCGTAAGATGATCAAAGGCCCTCAATCTTTAAGGATACCCAACTTGAACGAAGCgaggaaaacaattttaagaatGGTTCAAGCTGAGTGTTTTAGCAAGGAGATCTCGTCACTAGAAAAGGGACAAGAAGTATCAAAGAATAGCAAGTTGCGGAGCTTGAATCCCTTCCTGCGCGATGACTTAATACTTGTAGGTGGAAGACTCGAGAACTCAGACATGGTTGAAGAACGCAAACACCCAGTTGTACTACCTGCGGCTCATAAAGTAACCAGAatgatatttgaaaaatatcaccTGGAGCTACTTCACGGAGGACCTCAGCTCTTATTATCGGAAGTAAGGCGTCTGTATTGGCCACTTTTAGGCCGAGTAACTGCGAGGTCAGTGGTATGGCGTTGTGTTCAATGTACAAAATCTCATCCACGTTTTAACCACCCAATTATGGCAGCACTCCCAAGAGATCGAGTTCAGTGTACTAGACCTTTTACAGTAACAGGCGTAGATTTTGCTGGTCCTATTTTTATTCGAAGTGGTTTGAGGCGCGTGGCTGCCAAAAAGGCTTGGATTGCGATATTTGTGTGCTTCTCCACAAAGGCCGTACATTTAGAGTTGGTTGACGATCTTTCAAGTAGATCTTTCGTGGCAACACTGCGTTGCTTTATGGCTAGAAGAGGAAAATGTGCTAAGCTGTATAGCGACAACGGCACAAACTTTGTTGGCGCTCAAAAAGAGTTAGTCTCAATGATGAAGAAAGCCAGTGATGATTTAGAGAAGGAAGGTATTGAATGGCACTTTAACCCACCCTCTGCTCCTCATTTTGGTGGCATATGGGAGAGTGCTGTAAAGAGTATGAAACATCACCTGAAGAGAGTAATATCTGATCACAAACTCACGAGCACGGAAATGCGAACACTACTCTGCCAAATTGAGGCATGCCTAAATTCGAGACCGATGACACCACTGAATAGTGACCCTTCCGACTTGGCTGTGTTAACCCCATCACATTTCTTGATTGGAGGTGCTATGCTATTACCAGATGAACCGGATATAACTAAGGAAGAGCCCAAAGGTCTGCGTAGATGGCAACTTGTTCAGAATTTGATGCAAACCTTCTGGAAGCGTTGGTCAAATGAGTATCTGCCACAGATCCAAATTCGTGGTAAATGGACGAGTAAGAGCGCACAGCTAGCAAAGGGCGATGTTGTAATTATAAAGGATGACTGTATGCCTCCAGCCAGGTGGAA